A stretch of Campylobacter volucris DNA encodes these proteins:
- a CDS encoding flagellar hook assembly protein FlgD encodes MSNINTQNLQSLLTANTRDAQSPLAASARNAQNPSTANTRDVKNTKDDSHIEQGNDGIVSNPGAELDKDAFLKLLLIELQHQDPTDPMDTEKMLTQTAQLSALEMQDNTNKTMTQLVGAMTKLQNSIAASTGMSALAAVGKLATVRDNYLIVADDDIQFQINMYLPKEPQKGNKTDVETKEFELKKNGEDKLDITGKVDKEVAKPGDTIHIKLKDDKGQEETVQAVVGEDQTFKILGHTPSVDIKTAKIDSAYKSDSAPVTFTIYNEAGDPVRTMSVKDMSAGMKQIVWDRTDDSGNPVPSGKYYVRASYVAEGGETVNSTYGAYPITGVKFEEGEALVGMGGSWVKWEDIKEITG; translated from the coding sequence ATGTCAAATATCAACACACAAAATTTACAAAGTCTTTTGACTGCAAACACAAGAGATGCTCAAAGTCCTTTAGCAGCTAGTGCAAGAAATGCTCAAAATCCTTCCACTGCCAATACAAGAGATGTTAAAAACACAAAAGATGATTCTCATATAGAACAGGGCAATGATGGTATAGTAAGCAACCCTGGTGCAGAACTTGACAAAGATGCTTTCTTAAAACTTCTTTTGATAGAGCTTCAGCACCAAGATCCAACAGATCCTATGGACACAGAAAAAATGCTTACTCAAACAGCTCAGCTTTCAGCACTTGAAATGCAAGATAATACTAATAAAACTATGACTCAATTAGTTGGAGCGATGACGAAACTACAAAATTCCATCGCAGCAAGCACAGGTATGAGCGCACTAGCTGCTGTTGGAAAACTTGCAACTGTTAGAGATAATTATCTTATAGTAGCAGATGATGATATACAATTTCAAATCAATATGTATTTACCTAAAGAACCTCAAAAAGGTAATAAAACAGATGTTGAAACTAAAGAATTTGAGCTTAAGAAAAATGGTGAAGATAAATTAGATATCACAGGTAAAGTAGATAAAGAAGTTGCAAAACCTGGTGATACCATCCACATTAAATTAAAAGATGATAAAGGCCAAGAAGAGACAGTTCAAGCTGTTGTAGGAGAAGATCAAACATTTAAAATATTAGGTCATACACCAAGTGTTGATATCAAAACTGCTAAGATTGATTCAGCTTATAAATCTGATAGTGCTCCTGTTACTTTTACAATTTATAACGAAGCTGGAGATCCTGTTAGAACTATGAGTGTTAAAGATATGAGCGCTGGTATGAAACAAATAGTATGGGATAGAACTGATGATAGTGGAAATCCTGTACCATCTGGAAAATACTATGTTAGAGCAAGCTATGTAGCAGAAGGTGGCGAAACAGTCAATTCAACTTATGGTGCATACCCTATAACCGGTGTTAAATTCGAAGAAGGTGAAGCCTTAGTTGGGATGGGCGGTAGCTGGGTTAAATGGGAAGATATTAAAGAGATTACAGGATAA